The Limisphaera ngatamarikiensis genome contains the following window.
GTGGGTTGGGAATGAACGGAACGGCTCAACGATTTGCGCAGGGGGCGGGTGATCTGGCTTCGGTGGCCTTGATGGTGGGATTTGCTCGTTCGATTGCGTTGCTGATGGAGGAGGGTCAGGTATTACACACGGTGGTGCACGGTTTCTCGCGGCCTCTGGAGGGCCTGCCGCCGGTGGTGGCTGCCGTGGGGATGCTGGGGGTGCAGACGGTGATCAACCTGTTCATCCCGTCGGGCAGCGGGCAGGCGTATGCCACGATGCCGATCATGGCCCCGCTGGCGGATGTGTTGGGTTTGGAACGGCAGGTTGCGGTGCTGGCCTATCAGTATGGCGACGGGTTCTCGAATCTTCTGATTCCGACCAACATCGTGCTGATGGCCATCCTGGGGATGGCGGGTGTGTCCTATGAGCGGTGGGTACGGTTTGCGGCGCCGCTGTTGCTGAAGCTGACCGGGTTGGCGGTGGTGGCGCTGGCGGTGGCGGTGTGGACAGGGTACCGATAGGGATTGCGCTGGAGCCCCTTGTGGGGGCCGGCCGGGCCGGGGATCTGGGCCGTGCCGGGCGACGGTGAGGATCACGAGGGGTGGGTGGGTGCTCAGGAGGCGTCCGGGGTGACGGCGGCCGGCGGGGCGGCGGGTTGGGGGCCGCCGAGGTGACGGAGGAAGAAGTCACGGATGCGGCGTTGACCGTAGGCGCCGCCCATGGAGTGGCCGGTGTTGGGCAGCAGAAGAAATTCGAAGTCCTTGTCGGCCCGGATCAGGGCGTCGACGAACCGGAGGGTGTTTTCGGGCGGGACGTTGGTGTCGAGTTCGCCCACCATGAGGAGGAGCTTGCCCTGGAGGCGGTGGGCATTTTCGATGTTGGAGGAGCGGGCGTACCAATTGTCGGGGCTGTTTTGCCAGATCTGGTCTGCCGGCATGTAACCCATCCACTGTTCGTTCCAAGAGGCCTTGTCGAGGCGGTTGTCATGGCAGCCGCAAGAGGCGACTGCTGCCTTGTAGAAGTCGCCGTGGAACAGGACGGCTGCGGCGGCGTTCTGGCCGCCGGCGGAGTGTCCGAACACGCCCACACGGTCGAGGTCCATCCAGGGATATTGTCGGGCGGCGGCCTGGATCCACAGGATGCGGTCGGGCAATCCGGCGTCCTTGAGGTTTTTGTAGCAGACGTCGTGGAAGGCCTTGGAGCGGTGGGCCGTGCCCATGCCATCGATTTGGACGACGACGAAGCCGGCCTCGGTCAACCAGGCGAAGCGGTCGGTGGGACTGAAGGCTTTGGGGACAAAGAAGCCCTGGGGCCCTGCGTAGATGCTTTCGAGGATGGGGTATTTGCGGTGGGGATCGAGGGGTCGGGGTGGGTGGATGACGCCGTAGATATCGGTTTGGCCGTCGCGTCCCTTGGCGACGAAGGGGATGGGGGCTGTCCAACCGGCTGCCGACAGCTCGGTAATATCGGCCTGTTCCAGCACGCGGACGAGCCGTCCATCGGAGGCGCGGCGGAGTTCGGTGACGGGCGGGTGATCGATGCGCGACCAGGTGTCGATCAGAAAGCGTCGGTCCGGGGAGAACTGGACCTGGTGGGTACCGTTGGCTTCTGTGAGGGCGACGAGGCCTGTGCCGTCGAAGTTGACGCGGTAGAAGTGGAGGTAGTAGGGGTCCTGATCCGGGTTTTTGCCGCCGGCGCTGAACCAGATTTGGCGGTTGTCTTCATCGATGAACTGGATGCCGCGGACGATCCAGGGACCCTGGGTAATTTGGTGCATGTTTGCAGTTTCCATGTCCACGAGGTAGAGGTGGCGCCAACCGTCGCGTTCGGAGACGTAGAGCAGTTCGTCGGTTTTTTCGAGCCAGGTGACGAGGTTGAGGTCGAGGGATTCGGTGTGGGCGGTCCAGATGAAGGTCTGGCTGCGTTCTTCGATGAGGTTGCGGACGCTGCCGGTTTGGGCGTCCACTTCGATGACGCGGAGGCGTTGGTGGCCGCGGTCGATCTGGAGCCAGCTGAAGCGTGTGCCGGCGCGGTTCCAGTAGACGCGGGGGCGCAGCCACTGGTGTTCGAAGGGGTCGACAGCCGGTTGGAGTCTCTGACCGGTGTCGATGTGGAAGAGGTGGGGTTCGTATTTGGGGAAGGGGTCGCCGGGCAGGGCGTAGGGTCGGCGTTCCAACCGGGCCCGGCCGCCCTCGGCCGGTGAAGAGCGGATGAGGTAGACCTCCCCGGTTTCGACGGGTTGCATGCGCCAGGCCAGCAACACGCGGCCGTCCGGCGACCAGGAGAGGTGAGTGTAGGTGTGGTTGGGGGATCCGTCGGAGGTGAGGGTCACCTGGGAGCCGTCGGGGCGTTGGAGATGGATGTTGTGGTTGCGGACGAAGGCGGTGAACCGGCCGTCGGGAGATTCGACGCGTTCACCGGCGGTCGGGCTGGAGCGGCCTGCGGGCGGGCGTGGGGCGCGGGTGGTGGTTCTACGGCGGCTGAGCGATTCACGGTCCAGAACGGCGGTGGCGGGTGTGTCCGTGGCTTCGAAGACGGCTAGGGGACGTTCCTCGGTGTCGGTGAGGAGCCAGACGTGGCCGCTGTAGGTGTGCTGGGTGCGTCGTGCGCCGGGTTCGAGGGTGCCGTAGGGTTGCCGGCGGCCGTCTTCGTCCAGCCAGAAGATCCGGACCGGTTGATCGAGCTGGTTGACGAAGACGATTTCGGTTTCCGGACCGGTCCTGCGGGAGGGTCGGGGACGCTGTTCGGGTGTGAGGTCGCCCGAGACGGGTGGCGGGGTCGGTTCCGGTGTGAGGGTGCCGTTGAGGCGGTCCAGCCGCCAGGCCCGGGTACGGCCGATGAGCAGGACGGATCGGCCGTCCTCGGAGAACTGCAGCTCCTCGATGGGTAGACGTTCGGGGTCGGTGTCGGGGCCCATTTGTCGTGCGACGGCCTGGTGATCAAACGCGGGTTCGCGCCGTCCCTGTTCGGCGTGGACGAGGATGAACTCGCGGCGGTTGCCGGGGAGGTCGTTGCGGTACCAGAACTGACGGTTTTGATCGAACCAGTGGGGCTGGAAGCGGGCGCGGTAGATCCTTGGGGTGCCTGCACGTTGGGGCGGGGAGGTGTTGGCGGCGGGGGGCGACCAGGGTTCGTAGCGCCAGTCGGGCCGACCTTCGAAGGCCATGGTTTCGTGGACGAGGCTGTACAGGTCGGGGTCGTACTGTTGGAGCTGCTCACGGGTTTTGGGGAGGGGGTCAGTGGAGTGGTTGCGTGCGCCGGCGGCATCGAAGTAGGCGAGCACGCCGGCGACCCAGTAGGCGGATGGGTTTCGGGCGGCCGGGGAGTTTTGCCAGCGACCTTGCGCCAGGGCTTGCCGGTGCAGTTGGGTCAGCCGCTGGTCGAAGGTTTCGTCGAGCCGCTTGACCCGCAGTTCGTATTGTTGGGAGGGACGGAAGTTGGTCAGGACGGGGCGGGTACCTGCCACGCGGTGGAGGGCCTCGGCGAAGATGGCCACGATTTGGTTGTCGGTCTGGCCGGGCTGGTGGGGGTTGGCCAGGACGTTTTCCTCGTGGACAACGAGGAGTTTTTGTTGCGGGTAGAAACCGGGACTGCGGTTGGAGGGGTCGGCGGTTGGAGTCTGCGGGTGGTTTCGGAACTCCGGCAAATCGGCCAGAGTTTCGGTGGGGGCAAGGATCACCAGTTTCAGGCCGTCCTGGATGAGGGCTTTGAGGATGTCGTGCCGGTAGGCGAACATGCGGCGGAGGGTGTGGTTGGCATGGAGGAGGGCCTCGTCGCGGGCGGAGCGGGCCAGGATGGGGAACTCGCGGGCCCAGGTGAACTCGGTGTACCACGGGTCGAGTTGTTTCCAAGGACCGATCCGGGGTGGAGTGGTGACTGCCGGCAGGGGCTGGAGCCAGCGATAGCGCCAGTCCTGGTGCGGCGGTAGGCGAAGGGTTTCGTGGACGAGCTGGTAGCCGATGGGGTCGTGGGCGCGAAGGGCCTCCCGGGTACCTATGGGGCCGTGGTTCCAGTTATTGGTGCGGTTGCAATCGAAGTAGCATTGGACGAGCTCGGCCCAGTACTCGGCGGGGTTTGTTTCCGCATAGGTCAGATGCCAGAGACGGCGCGAGCGGGCGTTTTCGTAGGCCGCTCGCAACCGGTCCGGCCACGCGGGGTCGAGGTGCCGGAGCGCGGCGTCGATGGTGTGGGCGAACTCGTGGACGGCGATGCTCTCGTCGTCGTAGCGGTCAATGGGCAGGCTGAGGAGGTTTTCCTCGCCGAAGCTGGTTGGATTACCTCCGGTGCCGCGAACGCGTTCGTTGATGAAGTCGGGGTCGGGATGGTGTCGGTACTCGGGCATGTCGGTATAGCGCTGGTGCTTGCCAATGATGATGAGGTACATTTGCTGGGTGACCATCGTGTGGAGGATGTCGGGGCGGCCGGCAAGCATGTGGGTGACGATTTCGTAGGTTCGTTGGAGGGCCAGGTCCGCGACGTCCGCGTGTGCCACCACGGGCAATCCATGGATGTCAAGGTACTTGCGGTAAAAGGTGCGGTAGAGGGCGAGTTCCTGCTGGAGCTCGTTTTGAGTTGGCCGGCCGGGGTTTGCCCGGCCTGTGGGATGGGTGTCGTCGGCTGTCCTGTGGCGGTGCGAGGGGTTGGCCAGGGCCAGCCGGTTTGAAATCATTTCGAAGAAGCGGTCAGGTGGTGCGGTTACGGGAGGTGCGTCGCACCGGGCGGGTGGTGGTTCGAAGGGATCGGGGCGCTGAACCTGCGCCATCAGGGGTGAGGGTCTGGATGGTGAGCCCAGGACCAGCAACAAGACGAGGGCGAGGAATTTGATGGCCCTGGTGTCCGGGGGCGTTGGTGGAGTGTGGGACCGGGTGGACGGGAGATCGGTATTTGTCGGGCACATGGTCTCTTAGCGGTCTTCGGGGATGAGATCGATTTGGGTGACGTCCTTGCTCAGGGAAATTTGGAATGCGCCGCGGACGACCGGCAGGGCTGTGGCCGGCTGATAGCGGCGGGTTGCGCCGGGCGCGGTGGTTTCGATGCGCAGGTGGGCAGCGGGTGTGAAGGGCTCGGCCGGAGCCAGGGCGATTCGGACGCGGCCATTGCCGGGATCGTACTCGACGGTGTCGAACCGTCCGGCGTCGAGGGTCAACCAAAGGGCCTCGGGGGCAAGGAAGAACCTTTGACGGAGGGAGTCTCGGGGACGGACACGCAGGACGGGCTCGGATGCGAGGATCTCCCCGCCGAAGGCGATCCATCCCCAGTCCGGGTGCCGGGCCACGTAGGTCCCGATGGTCATGACGTGGCCGAAGAAATTGAGGCCGTAATCGCCGGTGTAGGGGTCCCAGCGGAGGGAGTCCGGGAAGGAATGAAATGCGGCCGAGGCGAATCCTTCCGGATCCACATTGGACAAGGGGCCCAGGGCACCGCCGTAACCCACGCGAAGGAGGTAAAGGTCTGCGGGGTGTTCCCGGTAGGCGTGCAGGACCGGGATGGCGTTGAGACCCGAACCGTAGTGATGGAGTTGTCGCTCGATGCGGCGGATTTTGCCGGCGTAGAGAAAGTCCCAATAGCGCCGGGCCGAGCCGTTGTAGCCCCAGTGGGGGAGGGTGGGCATATAACCCAGGATGGCTTGCAAGGTTGTGCGGGCCTGTCGGTCAAAGCCGAAGTACTTGCACCACAGGTAGACCTCCTCCTGACCGGTTGAGTCCCATGCCATTTCGCTGCCGAAGGGATAGGGTTGTCGCGCCCAGCGTTCGGCGCGTTGGCGCATGCGTTGTTCCATGGCGTTGGCCTTGTCCGCCCAGCCCTCCCGTTGCAGGTCCCGCAACAGCTCGACAAACACGCTGCCCTGCATCAGGCCCCAGTTCACGTAGCCGACCCGGGCGCGGCCTTCGGGGGTCCGCGAAGTGAGAAACATGACCGTCTGCCATGCCTGGTCGAGGAACCATTCCCACGGATGCGACTGGACCAGCCCGGGATGGTATCGGGCCAGGCGGTAGAGGGTCCAGTAGGCGATGACGACGTGCGGGTAGTTGTATCCACGGCCCACGCTGCGGGCTTCCTGTTCGGACCAACTGGTCCAGGAGCGCCAGTCGAGGGCGGGATCGTAGGTGAAACCGGGGATGTCGTTGGTCGTGTAGTAGAAGAGGCTCTTGCGCACGCCGTACTGCAGATCGCCCTCGCTGTACTGGAGCCGGCCCCACAGCACTTCATTGACGAACCGTTCGAACTTTTGCACCTGATCCGGGTCCGGCTGGGCGAACAGTTTGCAAGCAGCGGCGATCCACGAACCTGCCCCGCCCTCGTCACTGAGACCTGCGATCCAGACGCGATTTTCCTGGGTGAGGATGCGGTCGGTTTCACGGTCGTAGGACATCACGGACGGGCTGCGGCCGAATGGATCGTTCGCGTCCTCGAACCACTGGCGCGTGAAGAGGAAACGGCCCAGGTCGGCCACCACGTCGGGCATGGGCTTGATGACGTAATAGTGGATCGTTTGGCGGAGGCCGTCGTCATAGGTCACGGTGAGTCGTGCCCGACCCCAGTGGCGACCTTTCAGCCGCCAGGCCTGCCACCCGGCCGAGGGAGGCTGGAATGGGATGACCTCGATGGCCCCAGGTGGATCTGCTTTGATTTCCCGCACTTTCTGGCCGTAGTGGAGGAACAGTTGCCCTTCGAGGTCCATGGGCAGGATGTAACCCGGCACACCCACGGCCACCGGTCGGCCGGCACGCATCAGTGCGGCGTCCAGGTCGCGGATGTCGCCGGCGGGGACGAATCGCAGGCCGTAAGAGCGCGTTTCGCCGGGCGCCAGCATTATGGACGTGGGCGGGTTCCACGGTTCGGCCGGGCTCCATTCCTGCTCGGTCCATGCGCGGCTGTGGACGGTCCATGCGAACGTGCCCTCGAAGGTTTGCATGGGTCGTGCCGGCTCGCGCAGGGGTTGCCAAGCTTCGAACGACGTTTGGCCCCAGGGAATCACCAGGAGGGCGGGCCCCTCCCCGTTCAGCCGGGTGACCTGGACATAGCCGGCGTCGCAGCCGGGGTAAGGGTCGAAAAACACGCAGGTTTCATGGGTTTCTTCGAGGGAACGCGCCCGACGGGTCACGAAATTGTGGATCAGGTTGTTGAACACCGCGGGGAGGGCCAAACCGCCGATTTCCACCGTTTCGTTGGCGCGATTGCGCAGATCGAAACGCAGCACCAGGTGACCCTGATCCACGGCCCACGTGCGGCGTATTGAAACCGGGAAATCGCTTGGCAACGAGGGATCCAGGTCGGCCACGGCGATGGCGCCGGGTGACGACTCCAGTGCATGCACTACGCGGGCGGCCCGGGCGGAGGACCACTCGGTCCAGTTGCTCTCGCCGGCCGGGCGCACTCGGAGGATGATGTCGCACCAGTGATGAAAGCCGGGCCGGGCCCGAAATTCGAGCTGGTCGGATGGGAGGAAATCGAACGTGCTGCCGCGGGGACGGAGCGAGATCAGAATCTGCCCGGCCTTCGTAAGCCGGAGTTCGAGGTCGGCGGTGTTCGTTTGAAGCCAGCCCTGTTGGAGGTCCAGGGCCATGGGTGGGCCTGCTGTGGAGTGGTCCGGCCGGGACGCGGAGATGTTGGCCGCGGGGTTGGCATGGGTGGCGGTGTTGTCGGGGGTCTGTGCGGTCAACCACGTGGCTGCGAGGCAACCGCCGAACCAGAGACTGGTAAGCCATTTTCCTTTCGGCGCCTCCGGCAGGGAGCTTCGGTTGGGTTCCGATTGTACTTGCATCGGTTTCATGGTCCGGGGTCGGGCTGGTATGTCCCGAGCGTGCCTCACAAGTTGAGCCACGCCCGGCCCCAAGGAAAGCCGTTCAGAGTCCTTCCGGCCATGTTTGAAATGCACCCCCGCCTATTCGGCATCACCCTGGCCTAATCGGGGACCAGTTCGGCCGAGCGCGGCTTTGCGGGAGAAGCGTTCCCGGTTTCGTGGAGGAGGGCCAGATTGGTGATCCGGCGCGATTTCGTGTTTCACACCGGCGCCTGATGATGAGCAGGCGCTGCTTGACCCCTGGCGGGTTGTGTCACTCCAATGGCGACATGGCAGGAGAGGAAGGTGGCGCCTTGTTGGCGTGGGAATTTGTGAGCCCGCCGCGGATTTTGTTTGGGGCGGGTGTACGTCGCGAGTTGCCGGCCGTGGCGCGGGCGTACGGGCGGCGACCCCTGGTGGTCACGGGCCGGAGCCACCAGCGTGTGAAGGACCTGTTGCAGGCGCTGGAGTCAGCCGGCCTCCAACCGGTGCGATTCGGCGTGTGCGGCGAACCCGAGGTGGCCACGGTACGACAGGCTGTGGGTCTGGCCCGCCAGGAAGGGTGCGATCTGGTGATTGGTGTGGGCGGCGGAAGCGCGCTGGACACTGCCAAGGCGGTGGCCGGTCTGGTGCCGCGGGCGGGCGAGGTGGAGGAGTTTTTGGAGGTGGTGGGGCAGGCACGGCCCTTGCCGGGTCCGGGTCTGCCATTTCTGGCGGTACCAACCACGGCCGGTACGGGCGCCGAGGTCACCCGCAATGCCGTGTTGGCCGTGCCGGAGCACCGGGTCAAGGTCAGCTTCCGCAGTCCGTATCTGGTGGCCCGCGCCGCGTTGGTGGATCCGGAGCTCACGATGGGCTGTCCGCCGGCCGTGACGGCCGCGGCCGGTCTGGATGCCCTGACCCAACTGTTGGAGGCGTGGGTTTCGCCGCGAGCCAACTTTTTCACGGACGCTTGTTGTGCCGAGGGATTGCCGCGGGTGGCGCGCAGCCTGCGACGCGCCTGGTCGGACGGGACGGACGCACAAGCGCGGGCGGACCTGTCGTGGTCGGCGCTGTTGAGCGGGTTGGCGCTGAGCAACGCGGGTCTCGGCGCGGTTCATGGTCTGGCCGGGCCCATTGGCGGTGCGGTCCCCGCGCCGCACGGTGCCGTATGCGGGATCCTGGTGGCGCCGGTGACGGAGGCGAACGTGCGAGCCCTGCGCCGCCGGGCCTCCGGGCATCCGGCCCTGGAGCGGTACGCCCGGGCGGCCTGCTGGTTAACCGGCCGATCGGATGCCGCGGCAGAGGACGGCGTGGCCTGGTTGTATGAGCTGGCGCAGTCGCTGCAGATGCCGCGACTGTCCCGGTACGGTTTCACAGCCGGGTTGATCCCCGAGGTGGTCGAGAAGGCCCTTCGCGCCAACAGCATGAAGACGAACCCGATCCCGCTCACCGCGGATGAGCTGAGCGCCGTGTTGGAAGCTGTGATCTGAGGGGGCGCGGGGACCTGAAGCCGGAATCCCAGGGTTGGCGCCACCGTTTAACGTCGGAACGGCATCAGACCCACATGCAGCAGGGCCCAGGCGGGCAGGGCAAACACGATCACGGCCCCCAGCCGTTCCCAGGTCCACGGCAGGTGCCCCGACTGGATGGGAAAAATTGCGATCATGAAGTAGTTGGCAAACCGGCTGTGGCCCAGGAATCGGGTGCCGCGGACGAAGCGCCGGCGCAGTCCACCCGTCAGCGCCAGTGCCCCCAGGCCGGCCACCAAGAGCGTCACACACAAATTGATCAGAGGCAGGTGATCCCACATGGCCATGGGCCAGCCGGAGCGCCCCCACCGCAGGTAAGGGTACAACCAATGCGCCGCCGACCAGAGGAAGCTGAAACCCGTCTGGATGGCGGTGCGGAAATCGGCGCGGGCGGGCGTGGTTTCGTTTAGCAGCAGGGCGAAGTACAAGGGCACGATTCCCCACACCAACTCGCCGTGTTGGAACGGCGTGACCAGCAATTCCACGAATGTCTGCCACAGGGCGATCA
Protein-coding sequences here:
- a CDS encoding prolyl oligopeptidase family serine peptidase encodes the protein MCPTNTDLPSTRSHTPPTPPDTRAIKFLALVLLLVLGSPSRPSPLMAQVQRPDPFEPPPARCDAPPVTAPPDRFFEMISNRLALANPSHRHRTADDTHPTGRANPGRPTQNELQQELALYRTFYRKYLDIHGLPVVAHADVADLALQRTYEIVTHMLAGRPDILHTMVTQQMYLIIIGKHQRYTDMPEYRHHPDPDFINERVRGTGGNPTSFGEENLLSLPIDRYDDESIAVHEFAHTIDAALRHLDPAWPDRLRAAYENARSRRLWHLTYAETNPAEYWAELVQCYFDCNRTNNWNHGPIGTREALRAHDPIGYQLVHETLRLPPHQDWRYRWLQPLPAVTTPPRIGPWKQLDPWYTEFTWAREFPILARSARDEALLHANHTLRRMFAYRHDILKALIQDGLKLVILAPTETLADLPEFRNHPQTPTADPSNRSPGFYPQQKLLVVHEENVLANPHQPGQTDNQIVAIFAEALHRVAGTRPVLTNFRPSQQYELRVKRLDETFDQRLTQLHRQALAQGRWQNSPAARNPSAYWVAGVLAYFDAAGARNHSTDPLPKTREQLQQYDPDLYSLVHETMAFEGRPDWRYEPWSPPAANTSPPQRAGTPRIYRARFQPHWFDQNRQFWYRNDLPGNRREFILVHAEQGRREPAFDHQAVARQMGPDTDPERLPIEELQFSEDGRSVLLIGRTRAWRLDRLNGTLTPEPTPPPVSGDLTPEQRPRPSRRTGPETEIVFVNQLDQPVRIFWLDEDGRRQPYGTLEPGARRTQHTYSGHVWLLTDTEERPLAVFEATDTPATAVLDRESLSRRRTTTRAPRPPAGRSSPTAGERVESPDGRFTAFVRNHNIHLQRPDGSQVTLTSDGSPNHTYTHLSWSPDGRVLLAWRMQPVETGEVYLIRSSPAEGGRARLERRPYALPGDPFPKYEPHLFHIDTGQRLQPAVDPFEHQWLRPRVYWNRAGTRFSWLQIDRGHQRLRVIEVDAQTGSVRNLIEERSQTFIWTAHTESLDLNLVTWLEKTDELLYVSERDGWRHLYLVDMETANMHQITQGPWIVRGIQFIDEDNRQIWFSAGGKNPDQDPYYLHFYRVNFDGTGLVALTEANGTHQVQFSPDRRFLIDTWSRIDHPPVTELRRASDGRLVRVLEQADITELSAAGWTAPIPFVAKGRDGQTDIYGVIHPPRPLDPHRKYPILESIYAGPQGFFVPKAFSPTDRFAWLTEAGFVVVQIDGMGTAHRSKAFHDVCYKNLKDAGLPDRILWIQAAARQYPWMDLDRVGVFGHSAGGQNAAAAVLFHGDFYKAAVASCGCHDNRLDKASWNEQWMGYMPADQIWQNSPDNWYARSSNIENAHRLQGKLLLMVGELDTNVPPENTLRFVDALIRADKDFEFLLLPNTGHSMGGAYGQRRIRDFFLRHLGGPQPAAPPAAVTPDAS
- a CDS encoding iron-containing alcohol dehydrogenase — protein: MAGEEGGALLAWEFVSPPRILFGAGVRRELPAVARAYGRRPLVVTGRSHQRVKDLLQALESAGLQPVRFGVCGEPEVATVRQAVGLARQEGCDLVIGVGGGSALDTAKAVAGLVPRAGEVEEFLEVVGQARPLPGPGLPFLAVPTTAGTGAEVTRNAVLAVPEHRVKVSFRSPYLVARAALVDPELTMGCPPAVTAAAGLDALTQLLEAWVSPRANFFTDACCAEGLPRVARSLRRAWSDGTDAQARADLSWSALLSGLALSNAGLGAVHGLAGPIGGAVPAPHGAVCGILVAPVTEANVRALRRRASGHPALERYARAACWLTGRSDAAAEDGVAWLYELAQSLQMPRLSRYGFTAGLIPEVVEKALRANSMKTNPIPLTADELSAVLEAVI
- a CDS encoding DUF5695 domain-containing protein — translated: MQVQSEPNRSSLPEAPKGKWLTSLWFGGCLAATWLTAQTPDNTATHANPAANISASRPDHSTAGPPMALDLQQGWLQTNTADLELRLTKAGQILISLRPRGSTFDFLPSDQLEFRARPGFHHWCDIILRVRPAGESNWTEWSSARAARVVHALESSPGAIAVADLDPSLPSDFPVSIRRTWAVDQGHLVLRFDLRNRANETVEIGGLALPAVFNNLIHNFVTRRARSLEETHETCVFFDPYPGCDAGYVQVTRLNGEGPALLVIPWGQTSFEAWQPLREPARPMQTFEGTFAWTVHSRAWTEQEWSPAEPWNPPTSIMLAPGETRSYGLRFVPAGDIRDLDAALMRAGRPVAVGVPGYILPMDLEGQLFLHYGQKVREIKADPPGAIEVIPFQPPSAGWQAWRLKGRHWGRARLTVTYDDGLRQTIHYYVIKPMPDVVADLGRFLFTRQWFEDANDPFGRSPSVMSYDRETDRILTQENRVWIAGLSDEGGAGSWIAAACKLFAQPDPDQVQKFERFVNEVLWGRLQYSEGDLQYGVRKSLFYYTTNDIPGFTYDPALDWRSWTSWSEQEARSVGRGYNYPHVVIAYWTLYRLARYHPGLVQSHPWEWFLDQAWQTVMFLTSRTPEGRARVGYVNWGLMQGSVFVELLRDLQREGWADKANAMEQRMRQRAERWARQPYPFGSEMAWDSTGQEEVYLWCKYFGFDRQARTTLQAILGYMPTLPHWGYNGSARRYWDFLYAGKIRRIERQLHHYGSGLNAIPVLHAYREHPADLYLLRVGYGGALGPLSNVDPEGFASAAFHSFPDSLRWDPYTGDYGLNFFGHVMTIGTYVARHPDWGWIAFGGEILASEPVLRVRPRDSLRQRFFLAPEALWLTLDAGRFDTVEYDPGNGRVRIALAPAEPFTPAAHLRIETTAPGATRRYQPATALPVVRGAFQISLSKDVTQIDLIPEDR